The genomic DNA CCACGCGTCCGAACGGCCTCAATGATGTGAACGTCGGCCTGCTGTCGGGGCGACTGGTGGCGGTGCCGTTCAAGTCGGGCGGCGTGTCGTTCCTGCTCGGGGCGGGCGCCGGGGTCTCCACCGAGACCAACTTCATGCACAGCTACGGCGTGGACGCGCTGGCCGGCTTCAAGTTCGCGCTCAACGACAACGCCGCGTTGCGGATCGACGGCGTGTGGGACTGGCTGGCCAATCAGGACTGGAAGTCGTACCAGAGCGTGCGCGTGGGGCTGAGCCTGTACCGGAACCCATTCCACGAGATCCGCACCGTGACGGTGACGGGCCCCACGGTGACCGTGGTGCAGCATGACGATTCGGTGAGCGCGGCGGAGATTCGCCGGCTGCGCGATCGCGATGCGGCGCTGCAGGCACTGCGTGATTCGCTCG from Gemmatimonadaceae bacterium includes the following:
- a CDS encoding OmpA family protein: TRPNGLNDVNVGLLSGRLVAVPFKSGGVSFLLGAGAGVSTETNFMHSYGVDALAGFKFALNDNAALRIDGVWDWLANQDWKSYQSVRVGLSLYRNPFHEIRTVTVTGPTVTVVQHDDSVSAAEIRRLRDRDAALQALRDSLANAPVIQPAVTSAATLATMQAVVHFAFDKSVLTDSAKALLDEKVEVFRANPEMTVVIVGHTDVIGTDTYNMALGERRAKAAKAYIVSKGIDANRIIIESKGESNPITTAPGIAGQAPNRRAIFRLLIAPDVIKP